A part of Candidatus Saccharimonadales bacterium genomic DNA contains:
- a CDS encoding ABC transporter ATP-binding protein — translation MQLLSAKDIQKSYRKNHVLRGIDITVSAGTLVAIVGENGSGKSTLLKVLAGELASDSGSVQIEGTIGYCPQQPVVNEALTVGEHLGYFKEAYRLPNTDYADHLLNVLHFSKFKDEQVGNLSGGTCQKLNLTLALMHQPSVLLLDEPYQGFDWETYLRFWDVVEELKRSGKAIVVISHLIFEQKKFDHILHLHNGRIREVRA, via the coding sequence ATGCAGCTCCTCTCAGCTAAAGACATACAAAAAAGCTACCGCAAAAATCATGTCCTGCGCGGTATTGATATTACTGTATCGGCAGGGACACTCGTTGCTATTGTCGGTGAAAACGGTTCGGGTAAGTCTACATTGCTGAAAGTATTAGCCGGTGAGCTTGCCTCGGACAGCGGTAGCGTACAGATAGAAGGTACTATCGGGTACTGCCCACAGCAGCCAGTTGTAAACGAAGCACTGACCGTGGGCGAACATTTGGGCTACTTCAAGGAAGCCTACCGATTGCCCAACACAGACTACGCAGACCACCTGCTTAACGTGCTGCATTTCAGCAAGTTTAAGGACGAACAGGTAGGCAACCTAAGCGGCGGCACCTGCCAAAAACTTAACCTGACTTTGGCGCTTATGCACCAGCCCTCGGTGCTGCTGCTTGACGAGCCATACCAAGGTTTTGACTGGGAAACCTATCTGCGTTTTTGGGATGTAGTTGAGGAGCTTAAGCGTAGCGGAAAAGCAATCGTCGTTATTTCGCACCTGATCTTTGAGCAAAAAAAGTTTGATCATATACTGCACCTGCATAACGGCCGTATTCGTGAGGTGCGAGCATGA